One Bacillus sp. FJAT-52991 genomic region harbors:
- a CDS encoding sensor histidine kinase, whose translation MRKSYEQKQVYILMNQFFIVVFLCYAYMQNNIAGTENLVSLLIVSLIIIDGAYIGYVNIKDHITLSKFSNLLLLVSWQFLLSLNENQFFHTLSTLLSVVILYKTSLFLLFFFFQDTTYTYKKITDWTLKTICSFTIISIFINDRLFAVLFLCQFILSFGCMISLFLKHRKRMIFVLKSEKKHLLKSFAIIILPFTGYILLFTGRPEYLSNLGWYMMITLPLFSIHSITFKNKKIMEKYFSFKKGNLGIMSLFSLISIISLGMLFHFNVINFFIILHTIFLLVLLYFTLLYRDVKDTLLNSDTEESRMLQESFYTHSLMQVAKEEELKRDISNYLHDEILQDILSIKNMMHKSNKEEIHKMIVNTLDDLNLSIREQMQEYHPTLLKTLTLKENYIHSVEMIQQKYGMKNIKITFNCEEDLFLVDPYNLVIYRMLKELVTNALKHSKCSQLVLSLAQENDEIELIVKDNGVGLMDNEKHIPNNHRGLNSIKEQLFLLNGNMTISECHPSGLCIAIRIPMQGDDSYQYFINR comes from the coding sequence ATGAGGAAGTCTTATGAGCAAAAGCAAGTGTATATTTTGATGAACCAGTTTTTTATCGTTGTTTTTTTGTGCTATGCATATATGCAAAATAACATTGCAGGAACAGAAAATTTAGTATCGCTACTTATTGTATCTTTAATAATCATCGACGGAGCATACATTGGTTATGTAAATATTAAAGACCATATCACCTTATCAAAGTTTTCGAATTTATTACTTCTAGTTTCATGGCAATTTTTACTATCATTAAATGAAAATCAATTTTTTCATACACTAAGTACTCTACTTAGTGTAGTAATTCTTTATAAAACTAGCCTATTCTTGCTTTTTTTCTTTTTTCAAGATACTACCTATACATATAAAAAGATAACGGACTGGACTTTAAAAACTATATGTTCATTCACAATCATATCTATATTTATAAATGATAGGCTGTTTGCAGTTCTATTCTTATGTCAATTTATTTTAAGTTTTGGCTGTATGATTTCTCTGTTTTTGAAACATCGAAAACGAATGATCTTTGTCTTAAAAAGCGAAAAAAAACATTTACTCAAATCTTTTGCTATCATTATTCTTCCCTTTACTGGGTATATTCTGTTGTTTACAGGAAGGCCTGAATATTTGAGTAATTTAGGATGGTATATGATGATTACCCTCCCCTTATTTAGCATTCATTCTATTACTTTTAAAAACAAAAAAATTATGGAGAAGTATTTTTCTTTTAAAAAAGGGAATCTCGGAATAATGTCGCTATTTTCTCTTATTAGTATCATTTCTCTTGGAATGTTGTTTCATTTTAATGTGATCAACTTTTTCATTATCCTACACACGATTTTTTTATTAGTTCTGCTTTATTTCACATTATTATATCGAGATGTAAAAGACACTCTTTTGAATTCGGATACTGAAGAGTCGAGGATGCTGCAAGAGAGTTTTTATACTCATAGTCTCATGCAGGTTGCTAAAGAGGAAGAACTGAAAAGGGATATTTCTAATTATTTGCACGATGAAATTTTACAAGATATATTATCCATTAAAAATATGATGCATAAATCCAACAAAGAAGAGATTCATAAAATGATCGTGAACACTCTCGATGACTTAAACTTATCTATACGAGAACAGATGCAAGAGTATCACCCAACCTTATTAAAAACACTCACACTGAAGGAAAACTACATTCATTCAGTAGAGATGATTCAACAAAAATATGGGATGAAAAATATAAAAATAACGTTTAACTGCGAGGAAGATTTATTTTTAGTTGACCCCTATAATCTAGTGATCTATCGAATGTTAAAAGAATTAGTAACAAACGCATTGAAACATTCAAAATGTTCTCAGCTAGTTTTGAGTTTGGCACAGGAAAATGACGAAATAGAGCTAATCGTAAAAGATAATGGGGTAGGCTTAATGGATAATGAAAAGCATATTCCTAATAACCATAGAGGATTGAATTCTATTAAAGAGCAGTTGTTTTTGTTAAACGGTAACATGACCATTTCAGAATGCCATCCTTCAGGTTTATGCATCGCTATTCGAATACCTATGCAAGGGGATGATTCCTATCAATATTTTATTAATAGATGA
- a CDS encoding response regulator transcription factor, whose translation MIPINILLIDDHALFAKSLEIALEDYPEIDHFYSLHSIENTTANIEKFKPDITLIDINLSNISSEDGLQLAKSIINSKCKTKIVMLTGYDLPVYRHEAQKIGVSGFINKNIMPDKLLQILMEINQGRSYFPMSSEHIEELTNSEKQILQLLADGYKRKEIASKLYASERTISNHIQHIFDKLEVSSSLEAVTKGIKLGYIQPHYE comes from the coding sequence ATGATTCCTATCAATATTTTATTAATAGATGACCACGCTTTATTTGCAAAAAGCTTAGAAATAGCCTTAGAGGACTATCCTGAAATAGATCATTTTTACTCATTACACAGTATTGAGAATACCACTGCAAACATAGAAAAGTTTAAACCGGACATCACTTTAATCGATATTAATTTAAGCAACATCAGTAGTGAAGATGGTTTACAATTAGCCAAAAGCATTATTAACAGCAAATGCAAAACGAAAATCGTCATGTTAACAGGCTATGACTTGCCTGTCTATCGGCATGAAGCACAAAAAATTGGAGTAAGTGGCTTTATTAATAAAAACATTATGCCCGATAAGTTATTACAAATCTTAATGGAGATTAATCAGGGGCGTTCTTATTTTCCAATGTCCTCTGAACATATAGAGGAATTGACTAATAGTGAAAAACAAATCTTACAATTACTAGCTGATGGATATAAGCGTAAAGAGATTGCTTCTAAGTTATATGCTAGTGAACGTACAATTTCAAACCATATCCAACATATATTTGACAAACTAGAGGTTTCATCTTCATTAGAAGCTGTCACAAAAGGAATAAAATTAGGGTATATTCAGCCTCATTATGAGTAG
- a CDS encoding radical SAM/SPASM domain-containing protein encodes MKKFKKFYLEITSVCNLACSFCPPTERQKQFISMEDFSKRLDQIKPHTDYIYLHVKGEPLLHPKIGQLLDLSHEKGFKVNITTNGTLINKKKDKLLNKPALRQMNFSLHSFDGHEGSTDKEGYVRSILSFIKEATSQSEMIVSLRLWNLTQDNATNLERQRNRQLLEIIEKEFDLNYKIEEKVVPGSGVKIADRIYINQDYEFQWPALHEEEDDGKGFCYGLRNQAGILANGTVIPCCLDGEGVINLGNINDASFSEIIEGDRAKNLVDGFSQRVAVEELCRKCGYRKRFGK; translated from the coding sequence TTGAAAAAATTTAAGAAGTTTTACTTAGAGATTACAAGTGTGTGTAATCTTGCGTGCAGTTTTTGTCCGCCAACAGAACGGCAGAAGCAATTCATTTCTATGGAGGATTTTTCTAAGAGATTAGACCAAATTAAACCTCATACAGACTACATTTATTTACATGTAAAAGGTGAGCCGCTGCTCCATCCTAAAATAGGCCAGTTGTTAGATTTAAGTCATGAAAAAGGGTTTAAAGTTAATATTACAACGAATGGAACATTAATTAATAAAAAGAAGGACAAATTATTAAATAAACCAGCACTAAGACAGATGAATTTTTCACTCCATAGCTTTGATGGCCATGAAGGTTCTACAGATAAGGAAGGATATGTGAGGAGTATCCTTTCTTTTATTAAAGAAGCAACGAGCCAATCCGAAATGATTGTTTCGTTGAGACTATGGAATCTTACACAAGACAATGCGACGAATCTGGAAAGACAACGAAACAGACAATTACTAGAAATCATTGAGAAAGAATTTGATTTAAACTACAAAATTGAAGAGAAGGTCGTACCAGGAAGTGGTGTGAAAATTGCAGATCGCATCTACATCAATCAAGATTACGAATTTCAATGGCCGGCATTGCATGAAGAAGAGGATGATGGAAAGGGATTCTGTTATGGTCTTCGAAATCAAGCGGGCATTTTAGCGAACGGAACGGTGATTCCTTGTTGCTTGGATGGTGAGGGAGTAATCAACCTTGGAAATATTAATGATGCCTCATTTTCTGAGATTATTGAAGGAGATCGAGCAAAAAACCTTGTAGATGGGTTTTCACAAAGAGTAGCAGTAGAGGAACTATGTAGAAAATGCGGATATCGTAAAAGGTTTGGGAAATAG